The Capsicum annuum cultivar UCD-10X-F1 chromosome 1, UCD10Xv1.1, whole genome shotgun sequence sequence TGACATGTGCCAAAGGCAAGCAATGTGATGGACCAAAGTATGCTAGAGTGATGACAAGGCTGCCTTGGGCACTTGAGGCAACGACAGACGCATGACACTTGAGAGGGCATGCGTGCAACAGTGACAAGAACATGGCATGGCACTGGCTTGGCATCGACATTGGCGAGGCGCAGGTAATGGCATGGCACAGGCATAGACACAAACATGGACACTGGCATGATCGAGGCAGAGTCGCAGCATGGGCATTGGCGGGGCCTAAGCTGTGACATGACTAAGACAACTTCATGGCGCAAGCAATGACATGGCGTTGGCGCAGGTGCAGACATGACATTGGCATGACATGATGATAGCAAGACAAGACATGAATTGGAAGCATGACACGATGATCAAGTATTGGGAAAAGCTGGAAGATTACTAAGTGTTTGGCATTGACAAAATTGGCTAAGTGTTTAAGACTACTCATGTGCTAGTCACATGAGGTAGttactaagtttgaattttgaatattgtAAACATAGTATTTTCATATTGTATTTTAATTACTAGATCAGGAAGTTGTGTGTCATGTGATAGCATGTGGCCTTGTCCAATGTCGGCTGCCAGGTGTCCTAATGTGTAACTGTTGTAACTGCCTAGTGCAGTATATGTATGTGTTGCTGGAAAATTGTAAAGACATTCAGAAATCAGTGAGTGAGAGTTGTATGCCTTTGACAATTTCGTGTGACATATCCTTTGTAATTCTGAGAGAAATATAAAGATTGGGGACGCGGTTCCTGTAAGCAATTGAGTGCTTTACGTTTCTGCATTTCTGTCTAATTATTTAGACTGCACATTGTGTGTGTTGTGGCTGAAGTTGTGCAGTGTGTGCACGACTGTCAAGTAGCGGTGTTGCGAAAAAGTGAACGCACCTGTCTCAGATATGCTTAATTATATCTAGCCTTCCACAATAACATCATATTAATAACTACAGCTGGATTTTGAAAAGTCTtttgaattattagaaaatatttaactaagaatatatatatatatatatatatatatatatatatatatatatatatatatatatactgcatGCTGTGACAGCAGTTGCAGCTTCGAGACAtgatgataaattgtacatacgCATCACCAGAATAGATataagggaaaaggcatcgtttccaccctaaactatacccgaaaagtcgaagacacacctaaactatactagtgaccttttacacacctaaactataaaaaagtgatattttttaccCCCTAGATCTGATGtggaaaaaacataattaattaaataaaaaatggcgcgtctacataaaaaaaaataacgaaaaaaataataaaaaatcaaaNNNNNNNNNNNNNNNNNNNNNNNNNNNNNNNNNNNNNNNNNNNNNNNNNNNNNNNNNNNNNNNNNNNNNNNNNNNNNNNNNNNNNNNNNNNNNNNNNNNNCCCCCaaacatcatcttcttcatcacccccaccccaaaaatcaaacTTCATCACCCCCACCTCCAAATAAACAATTTCTTTACACCCCATCCTCCACCTTCATCGAAACATCTTGtccttcatcacccccaccccaaaaatccaaccccaccccaaccaacgaatcttcttcatcacccccaacCCCAAATAAGCAATTTCTTCACACCCCATCCTCCACCTTCATCGaatcaatatcaatttcatcataaacaaaatcaaattgaattttctatctaaacgagaaaatttcaaaaaaatttatcacacttcatcaaacacttgaNNNNNNNNNNNNNNNNNNNNNNNNNNNNNNNNNNNNNNNNNNNNNNNNNNNNNNNNNNNNNNNNNNNNNNNNNNNNNNNNNNNNNNNNNNNNNNNNNNNNTTTCTTCACACCCCATCCTCCACCTTCATCgaatcaatatcaattttcaaaaaaatttatcacacttcatcaaacacttgacaaaAATGCCATCTTAATCCCACTGAATTTTGTACAATTGATTTCTAAAATTATCTattgaataataaattatgtcATTGGGAGAATTTTGATTTTCAATGTCTTCTTAATCCCACTGGTTGCattttgattttcaactttttgcTTCTCTCTTTGAATTTCACCTTCCAATTCATTCATCTTCCAATTCAAATATGACAACAACAATGAGACTTTGATGTTTGCTAAAGAgaacaaaagtataaaaaaaaaaaaaaattataggtgatgaaaaaaaaagttaaaagttgCACTTGAAGTTCCTTGGTTTGGAAGAATTTCTAGATGATAGCCACTTCACCAATTTGGAATCTGCTTTGGTTGCAGAGAATGTCTTGTACCAACAGAGATTGGGCATTGAAGAatttggacattgaagaaaaaaaaaattgagctcATGGAGGATTTGGGAagtgaagaagaggaaaaaattaaatttaaaagaaaaaagaaaattttatgaaaataataaatttattattttttcgaatAATGTTGATGTGGCGCTGACGTGGCAACGCGTGTAAAACACCACATcacatgcaagtggtgtaatacctgacagggtgtaaaaaatatcacttttttatagttaaggtgtgtaatagatcactagtatagtttaggtgtggaaaagatgtcttttccctagatataaatacaaatatatagtaATGACAATGCATATGTAGCATCATTTTGATTTAAATTCtctctttatttatattattctcgctccattatattttcattttttaggcTTGAAGGAAAAGTAGAAAGATGTGTAGGAAACACAGTATTGACATGACATAAACTAACTATGACACCTTGCCTTCTTCTAAATTAAGTGATATCCTCAACAGACACAAATATAAAAGAGCTAGAGCAATAGGAATAAAATACATATTCTCTAAGTTATATACCTATCGCATTAGTGGCCTCAACATCATTTATGGTCACAACTAAAGAAAGGGAAGCATCCATTCAAGCGGTTAAAACTGGATTTAATTCTAGAATATAAGTCAGTAGCTGTTCGAAGAATACACTGGAGAAACataaaattacaaactctttGTATTACCCTAATTGAGCATAGCATAGCTCCAGGCAGAGGCGACTGACTGGTTACAAGCGAAAAAGGGATCAGACAGCAGAAACTGTaaaatgaatatatatttgaCTCACAGGGGAAGAATAAAGAATTAGGTGGTGACAATTGTGCGCGCGAGCGCGAAGGAGACAGGACAAAGGAGGCGTACAAGAGCTCATTGGCCACAGATCAAATTATAGAAATGTGACCCCAGTCTGTCACACACAACGCGGGACAAAAGAGTACATCAACTGTGCTGCTGCTTTCATTGAACCTTCATCATTCACTTAGTTTGCAGCTGCGCATGTATGGATGgtcaaattttatatatttcgTCCAGTATGGCCTGTACTTTGTCATAGCCAACTCCAGCCACGGTTTCATGTTACCATTGTAATGTACCACAGCTGCATTCTCAATATCCGACCGATCAATGCTTGGATTGTATCCCAAACCAAGCACATGCCACGACTTCTCTAGTGGATGTGTGAGCCCGTAAAATGTGATCAGCCCTGGAGGTAGAGTCCCCAGTTTCCAGAGGACCCTGTCTTCATTCTAATGCAAAGGTAGAAGAGAACCGAAATCCAACTTGGTCAGACCTCAGACAATTCTATATTAAGGAAACATTGAGTCCAGAgaataaatcttttttttctttgtttgggaATAAATATCTATATGGGTGTTAAAACAATTTAGGAAGGAGAAACACCAAACTTAGTCCATATGTCATGTTAcatacttccatgtgatatgataCCAGTTAGaaccaaaatcaaaaaaaataaccaaGTAAAAGCAAGACGGGTGGAGAGGTAGAAAGAATGCGTACCATGTTTTGCCACTTGTGATAAATGCCCGTGATATCTCTCTTCTTCCACTCCTTAAGATCAAACATGTTCATGCCATATGCCCACCCACAGGCATTTGGATCAAAGTTTCTAGCAATATGAGGATTTGAGAAATTCAGGTACTTGTCAAAACGATGAAAACTCTGACCACAGGTTTCAACTGCACCATTCACTTTCCCATGAAGGTCAACCAACCACAATCCTGTTAAGTCTTTCTGAACAACAATGTCATCATCAAGAAAAAGGATTTTATTCAATTTCGGATAAACCTGAGGGAGATAAAACCTTAAGTGATTGAGCATTGAAAGATATTTGGGGTTCCGGTACTTCAAGTTAGAAGAACCAGCAGATAGGGTGTTGGGATGAGCAGCCTTGAAATAGTACTCTTTCATAGCAGCAGATTCTAGCTGCCGCAAGACAGGACAATATGAAGAATTAAGCCACTTGAATtcatcaacattttcaacatggATCGTAGCTTTTCCAGGAGGGTTCAACAAAAACCACATGTTCATAGCTCCAAAGTTCAATTTATCACTGACTAGATGAAATACATGTTTCTCTGGTTCCTGCAAAATATCAACTAGCATCTTCAAAAACCCACTAGACATAGTGTTAATTTCGTTAAAGCCAATAACATAAGTGATGAACAACAGAAACATGCAAGGAAGATGAATATATTCAAGGGTATCCCAACTATAGCATGTTTTTGTCATGTTTGGTGATTGTTATCATGAATTGGATGGGACTACTACATGGGAATGACAGTGTCCGGCAAGTAACAAGCCGGAAAGCAAAATAAGAGCGTCTAAGCATTGTTCATCCTTCTCCGTTCCTTTTTCTACATATGCGGCAACAGGTTACCGGAGAAGAGGTTAAAATAGAGTTGCTCTCAGACACAACCAATCATAAAGGCAAATGTGGATGATGGTCTCCAAAATATCAAACGAACTCACCTTAGCATTCACGATAGTTGAGTTGACAACAACTGAAGCAGCCAATACATTATCAGAAAATAGGGCATAATGGAAGAGATCAGGATTTTCCAGATTCTCGCTTCTAGGGAACTTTCTTTTTTCAGGGGGAAGGAGGTAATAATCAATAGTCAAACGCATGGACAGGCAGTGAATCCCATTCGGTATAGTCTTTGCAGCTAATTGGCTCAAAAAAGTGCTCTGCCTCTTCAAACTTCTGACTTGCTCATCTGCAGATTGCAGCATTGCTCTCAGTTTAGTTGTCACAAGCTTGCAGTCATAGACTTGCTCTCTTGCTTTCGATAGCACTTGGCCCATAGCCTTCATTTTCTCATGCGCACTATCGAACAGGGAACATGAATAAGTTACTCTTCACTATAACGAAGCAGAGAAAAAAGCAATGTGATCAAGCATGCAAAGAAGTCAAGAAGAAGCACCTGCGTGTTAGATCAGCATCAGAGCCTGCATCACCTAACGCACGCTGACTTTCTTTAAGCCGAGTCTGTAAGTCATGGGCCAAGTCAAGCTTATTTTTCATTGTTGCGATGCTTATGTACACCCTGGCCATAATCATTTGATCTCGCATCAAGCGTACTGTTGAATCACTGttgtcattttcattttctttcctCCATACACTGTACTTTCCCAGCACAGAAGAGTCAACTGACTTGGAGCGTTCGATGGCAGCATTTTCAAGCTTCACAGACACATCATCATCTCGTTTCACTATATCAGCAGCACGCTTTTCTCGTTTTCTCTCTCGCAATTGCTGCAGACCAGGTTGAAAATAGTCATAACTCAGTTATTCATAGTTACAAGGCAGGTCTCCAAATGTTAACATCAGAAGTGAATAAAGTAAATGTGAGTCTAAATCGGCCGATAATCATACATACCCTTCTGGCCAACTTAGCTGGTGAATCAAGAAACTGGGAATGACCCCCTGGAAAATAAGACAGTCCTTGATTATTCATATGTGCACAAAGCACTAAATTTATTTCTAAGACTTCTAACAAACTATTTACCATCAACAGAACCATCCCGTTTGCCTCTGGTGATTTCTGGTTTGGAATCTGTGTCAGCTATCTGACTTGGCTTATTTACCTTGTGATAcatcaaaaaaaataacaaaatcagtATCTTGTCAGTCACATGGTTTTCCAGGACAcaaattttagttaaaattatCCAAGTCTAGCCTGACTTTCATCCAGACCTTTGCATCAGCTCCAATTTTCTTGGCTACGGTTTCTCGCCCAACAAATTTCCATGAGGCAGACAAATTGTTTTTTCTAAAAGAATCAAGACTGAGAGGTCCTAAATCATCAGTGCTGGCTTTGATGACATCAATCACCTGAAAGGTATGCACAATGACTTAACAGTAAGAAATTAATCCTCATTGTAGACCAAAAGGAGAAAGCTAAACttaataacaaaattcaaaaaattgataACTTGCCTCTTTTGTCAACAAAGGTTTGATTTGTTGCAGAGCAAGCCTCTCTCTCCAATCTAGATCCTGCAGAAGAATGAAACATTTCCTTATTCAACTATATTCAGCATCCTGGAATTCTAATTGATGGGAAATAGCAAAAACTAATACCTGTTTACTTGAAGTGGTtgaaaaatcatcatcatctGCAGACGAACAATAAGTTGAGTTATAATAACTTGAAACAATATGCAAGACTACTACACAGTTGTCGTAATAATTACATCATGTATTTCATCCCACAAGTACAATAATAAATACCCATTTAGAAGTGAGAACAGTCACTCATGCAGTTATTCCTTAGTTTTCTCACTCATAAGATACCAATCAAACTAGTGTTGTTACCCCAAGCCTTCCAAACAAGAATAACCCTCTCCTTCCagcaaaatatttttaagtgatCTACTTTCTCTTTAAGGGTCCAATGAAGTAGTTTTTAGATCTTAATATTTTCTGATACCATTAGTAGTTAGCAATATCTGACACATTCAGTTTCTCAATCTCAACATGttactttaaaatttaataaacacCTGACATGATTTTAGAGAATATTCAGAGTCAACCTTCTAACTGACGTAACAGATCTAGCGAAATGGATAGACTAAAAAGTTAACCAGTTAAACTAACTTAGTGTCCAGAAAAAGAAAAACGAGTATAGAATTGCAGAATAAAAACCAAGAAAGCtgaactaaaatatacaaaactATCTCTATGCAATAGCTGATCGGTATAATTGACCTCCCACCAAGAATGAAACATCAGATTACAAAACTTTTCCTAAGTTCAAGCTAGGCAGATGGTTAGTGGTTACAGTAAACATAAGCTGCGTACAATTTTTACTAATAAGCAAAAAATGACAAGCATAAGCATACAAGAAAAATCGTCCCTTTTGCTATCATCATCTAGGTGTATATATTATTggatttggatttttcaaaagaaaaaagtgCTTCAGCTCGTATCCTAAAAGGGAAGCTTGGTGCACTCTCACGCTATGCACAGGCTTTGAGGAAGGGATTGACCACATTGGATCTTGTAGTATGCAACCTTAACTCCCAATTCTAAAATTCCAGGGCGTAAACCTCTGACCTCCTAATCAGACGAGGGCAGTTACTATCTTTGCACCAAGGCTCTCCTTCCATAACCAAAATCAACCCTGAATAAGTTGGTTGAAGCAGTGCAGTAGCTTACTTGAGATGCCTCCATGATCCATCTTTTTCCAAATTTTTATCACTTTCAAACTTCTATTCCAGTATTATATAGCATAGAGCTTAAAATAAGAATTGCAAATCTGACCTTGCAGGACCTCAGAAGATCAGTGAATGGAGATGGCACAAAATCAGTACGATGAGAAGTAGAAGCTTTCCCTAGGACTTCACAATGCTTTACATCAATAAGGAAGTTTGTGATGGAGCAAGATGGATGCACATCTTGATAAAGGAGGATATCCATAAGAAACAAGACTGTAAGGTACGTTCTCCAAATTACAAAAATGTGGGTATCAGTCTCTCCTTCATGGATCACCATTCCTAGAAGAGCAACATAACATTTTTGTTCTCTTGACCAAATCTACCTTGTCAAGCACCCTGTGTGAACATCGGATGCTCTCGCAAACCTCTATTAGAATATTAATATCCAAAAGTAAAGTAAATGGAGGAGAGAAATGTAGTTCAGCACTTCCTTGAAGTAATGATATAACCTAACAAAGACACATCTTTCCCTTCAAGTTTACTCTGTCCCATTGTTGTTTTGCTATGGGTGAACTTCTATCATTGCAAAAGGATAAAGAGGTTCAGATTTAGAACATGCATGATAGTTCAAGAACTAAACTAAGATTATTTTGAGGAGTATTGAGTCCACCCTGCTTATTATCACTTCCGAAACATACTACTCTTTCTATCACAAACTATTTGTCTTTTTTATCTTGGGTTGTCGCGAAGGTTAAACCAATTTGCCAAAGGGAAGTGTTAATCCAACAATCTCCGGCAATTCTTTGAAAAAACATCAACGAGTAGCAAACAAATATCATCTCCACACCAAGTAGGACACTTAAATTGGATGGAGTGTTACAACTTCGGAAGCAAATCCCACCCGGCCCGACTGAAGATGATGACGATGACAATGATGGGGATGCAAGGACAACAATGAGTAGAACGAGGATGATAAcagcaaaacaaaaaaagaagggGAGAAATTGTTAATGAAGACAGCAAAATGATGGTCCTAATGCTCATTCCAGAAATTGACAACTGCATAGGAAGTGTGCCGCAGAACCAATTAAAAATGAGGAGTGGTTTGGTTAAAGAGAATTGTGTGAGAGGGAGAGAGAATATGTGTGTGCGAGAAAATACAAAGTGAAAATTAGAGAGCTACTACCAGTTTGCACCTACTTCACAAGGGATTTAATAAGAGCGAAAACGCTGCCCATACATACCCAGAAGACAAGCTAAAATTAAGAATGGTGGAAAAGAGAGAACCGAAAAAGAATATTCCATTTTGGGGAACTTTAGTCAGCACTACATCTATCATACACCATCAACACCTTTTGGGGAACTTTAGTCAGCAATTAATATTACTCGTTCCATTTTCAATGTACATCACATTCTCCATTTTGATACATGCCAACACATTTAACAATATTCCACTAACACCAGTGCTCTAAACAATTTTcacccctttcaaaaatatataaattcatTAAACTATCCAAATTTTAAACTTCGATATTTTTCTTATCAAGAGAAACTTTTAACTATTGCTCTGATATTTACTTCCACTTAcgaatataatatataattcaaATTAACCTCTTAGCCATTGTGTCCAATCAAAAACCTCATATACAGGGATGGAAGGAGAGTACTAAAAAGCTAATGAAAGGCAACACACCCCAAGTGTTCTAGTCCCTAAGACTAATACCAAGACATTAAACAGTCAACTTCTatgaatctaaaactaaattcATAACACAGAGCATGCAGTGTGCAGTGTCTCCAGTGGATCTAAAACAATACTGGAAACCTGAAATCAGAAGTCAAATTCATGTTCACAAGACATCATCATAATTCTCTGTCAAACGCAGAGCAACTGAAAAGATTTCAACTAAAATTAACAAATGAACTGTTCCTTTTTTTATCATCAACAAGGACATGTTGGTATTAATACAGCATATGCACATCAGCAGCAAAATCCTACATCCATTGACACAGTGAGGACTACAATTCACCACCTCTCAACAGAAGAGAGTTGAGCAGCAATATATGATATTCTTTTAATCAAGGAGAGAGTTTGTCACCGTGAAGGAAAATAACCTTGTGTCCCATTTACATTAAATAGTCTCCAACTAGAAGCAACAAAACTTAATTAATCCTACCAACATCAAAATCGATGGACTCAATGAAAAGAGTTCCGCAGCCTACAATAAAATGTATCCTCTGGCATTTAACAAAGAACACATCTTTATAGAGAAAAGGATTGTATTATAAAACGAGCACTAAGGACATGCTGTATTAGTATTTACAAGTGcgcaaaacaacaacaaaaaaatctttTCCCAATCTTACATGGATTCTCAGAAGCTAAAGTATTGATTCTGCTTCATTTATTTGTTCCTATTTACACCAAAAAGAAAGCAAAAGTATGCAATTAAACTTAGAACTACGACatgattacaacaacaacattccaGTGAAGCCCCACAAAGCGTGGTCTGAGGTGGGGAGAGTGTACCCAGACCTTATCTCTACTACCTCAGAGGTAGAGatgttgtttccaatagacccgcGGCTCAAGAACACAGTCAAAAAGAGTCCCAAGACAGAGACATAATTGAATACATATAATCAAAGTATGCAGTTAATCAAAAGAAACTTGACAACCCCAGCTAAATTTTCACCGCAACATAGTCTGATTGACGAATTTAACCAAGTATACATTACACATACAATTTTCAGTAGTGAAATAAACACGAAAATGGAAAACAATGAAACCCCATAAACACAAACAGAGTAGCTTAACGAGAGAGGCATATAAACTAACCAAGTGAAGTAGAGGTGTAAAGTCCACGACCAACAAAGAAAATCAAAGGAGCAAGGAATGAACAGAATATGAGAACCAAAATAGGGAAGCTAGATCCAGCGCTTCTGTTCCTTTGGATGCCTAAACCTGATGTTCCCCTCTTCAATGCCATATCCTGTTCCAATAAAAAAAACACCACAAAGTACAAAATTAACACATAGTCACATATGCAGCATAAATGGGTAACAAAAAAAATCCCAAGAAAACAAGAAGGAGCCATTAAAGATTGGACGGATAAAGGGAGGAAAAGAAAGGggacagagagagagagattacATAGGGAAattcaagatttgatttttgggtgATTCTTGAAATCAGAAATGTGATTTAGAGAATCATGGGTGtaattaatgaaattttaaaaaatgggtATTCCGAAAGAGATAATATATTATTACtatatgaagatgaagaagaaggcGAAGAAAGAAAGAGATCTGAGAAATTCGAGTTCTTTTTTTTTGACAAGAGAAGAAAATTGTATTCTATTAATTCTCTTTTTTTCGCTTTTGTTCTCTTTCAGTTTTTGATTATTACTTTCGTATTTTTGCTGTTGGTTTAATAAATAACCAGAAATGAAATAGTGGGTGAGTGCAAAGTACTGATTAATTTTGCCGACACGGACTACACCATGCaacttgtatgtatttatttacggttattattattattattattattattattattattattattattattataggatTTGGATTAGGGAACTCATACATTTGGGGCCGATTTGCCCCTAACAGTAGAGtgtgcaaaaataaaatagatcgataaatcaaattgataaaagtattattgattttattaggttaatgattttataaaaaaaaaattattgaactaTTGGTTCGGTTAGGAGAAagtaagagtttgtataattgaaataataggtttgttaatttgtagaaattaaaaagaagtatataataagtcatatattaAAGCACATCATATACGATTTTTGATTGCAACTacgattcatttttttttgtcatttagttactactattctattttatgagtattttcctCTCGGTTAAATCAAAAATCGAATAGTTAAGGATTAAAATTCGATAAATCGAAAACCTATaagaaatatcttattggtttggttattggtttaacatatttaaaaatcgaaaatcgataaatcgaaccgatagtATATAAAACTGAACCAAACCGACCAATGCACACACACCCCTACGTAACAGTAGTATGAGATAaagtaataaatttttttttttatttgtctaaataaataaataaaataaattttgtttttaCTATAAGAATTAATAAGACGAAAGAGGAAAGAGgtggatatatgacaaaataaagaCATTACAAAAGAATTAATAGTTTGCATCTTGAACCTTCGCTGATTTGGGCAGAATCATAATTATAAACAGGGGCTAATTATAATGTACTCTACTATTAACTCTTGTAAatcaattgttttttttttacaaatatacctatatgtttatctatatttctttttctaaagaaaccatatttttttattgaaatttgaatGAGTGTGGTTACATGTTTAGACGAGGTTTtaacaattaaaatttttgttaatatatgtataaaGTAATTTTATCTCTGAAGACTTGAacaaattaataagaaaaatttacctaacttttttttttttttttgtctctttgaATTTTTAACTCTGATCTTCTATGAGTTTAATGTCACCTCATTAAATGTTGTTTGCtttaaccatcttacatagacAAACATATTCTGAATATTTATATAATAGGAAGCATTATGTATAGCTTCACCATATAATGAACTAATGCGAAATTTGGGCTACATATCAAGAATGAGGAAGTAATTAAACAGAACACAAAGTATACCCTGCAAAATTTGTTAAGATGAGCATAAAttgattcaaaaacaaaattgtTAAAATTTGTTTCTGGTGCAATACAGTTATTAATGTTTCTAATTAATCAAACACAAGTTTGATAAAATAGCCCAAAACAAATGCTTTCCTAATTGGGCCCAACTGTAAGTTTGAATACAGAAAGCTGCAGGGAAATCAGTTGTATACACTTTACAAGTAAACTCATTATTTGCTTCAATGGACAGTTTGAAATTGAGACATTATTAATTACTTAAAATTAAG is a genomic window containing:
- the LOC107872499 gene encoding polygalacturonate 4-alpha-galacturonosyltransferase, producing MALKRGTSGLGIQRNRSAGSSFPILVLIFCSFLAPLIFFVGRGLYTSTSLDDDDFSTTSSKQDLDWRERLALQQIKPLLTKEVIDVIKASTDDLGPLSLDSFRKNNLSASWKFVGRETVAKKIGADAKVNKPSQIADTDSKPEITRGKRDGSVDGGHSQFLDSPAKLARRQLRERKREKRAADIVKRDDDVSVKLENAAIERSKSVDSSVLGKYSVWRKENENDNSDSTVRLMRDQMIMARVYISIATMKNKLDLAHDLQTRLKESQRALGDAGSDADLTRSAHEKMKAMGQVLSKAREQVYDCKLVTTKLRAMLQSADEQVRSLKRQSTFLSQLAAKTIPNGIHCLSMRLTIDYYLLPPEKRKFPRSENLENPDLFHYALFSDNVLAASVVVNSTIVNAKEPEKHVFHLVSDKLNFGAMNMWFLLNPPGKATIHVENVDEFKWLNSSYCPVLRQLESAAMKEYYFKAAHPNTLSAGSSNLKYRNPKYLSMLNHLRFYLPQVYPKLNKILFLDDDIVVQKDLTGLWLVDLHGKVNGAVETCGQSFHRFDKYLNFSNPHIARNFDPNACGWAYGMNMFDLKEWKKRDITGIYHKWQNMNEDRVLWKLGTLPPGLITFYGLTHPLEKSWHVLGLGYNPSIDRSDIENAAVVHYNGNMKPWLELAMTKYRPYWTKYIKFDHPYMRSCKLSE